Proteins from a genomic interval of Chanos chanos chromosome 3, fChaCha1.1, whole genome shotgun sequence:
- the LOC115808512 gene encoding uncharacterized protein LOC115808512: protein MPVVALYPCEDPAVWRAVYGKYWAVVEAKAAGKGKSGKKLLDLDKWFQEELPVVISQRPERFLNQSELVKVMEWKLTRGKFRPRLQQLVGSNSEEAVHSSTSKAFRLLPDVQSAITELSTLKGLGPATASAVLSAGAPDQAVFMADEAVESIAELRPVQYTAKHYNLFLQKVQQKTHQLNQVDSQSDWTPHRVGLCLWAWAVANQLQPSLLQDLDFTSVTNEKPVESTPATEQPAKRQKTA from the exons ATGCCTGTGGTGGCCCTGTATCCCTGTGAGGACCCCGCCGTGTGGAGAGCCGTCTATGGGAAGTACTGGGCGGTGGTGGAAGCAAAGGCTGCTGGGAAAGGAAAGAGCGGGAAGAAGTTGCTGGATTTGGATAAATG GTTTCAGGAGGAGCTCCCTGTAGTTATCTCCCAAAGACCAGAACGCttcctcaaccaatcagaactcGTCAAAGTCATGGAGTGGAAACTGACT agGGGGAAGTTCCGCCCAAGGCTACAGCAACTGGTTGGCTCTAACAGTGAGGAGGCAGTGCACAGCTCCACCAGTAAAGCTTTCAGGCTGCTGCCTGATGTCCAGTCAGCAATCACAGAGCTTAGCACACTCAAAGGACTGGGACCAGCTACAGCCtccg CGGTGTTGTCTGCAGGGGCCCCAGACCAGGCTGTGTTTATGGCTGATGAAGCAGTTGAGAGCATTGCTGAGCTGAGACCAGTTCAGTACACAGCCAAACATTACAACCTTTTCCTACAGAAAGtgcaacaaaaaacacaccaacTCAACCAAG TGGACAGCCAGTCAGACTGGACTCCTCACAGGGTGGGCCTTTGTCTCTGGGCATGGGCAGTAGCCAATCAGCTTCAGCCTTCCCTCCTGCAGGACTTGGACTTTACCAGTGTGACCAATGAGAAGCCAGTCGAGAGCACGCCAGCCACTGAGCAGCCAGCtaagagacagaagacagcaTAA